One Pasteurella dagmatis DNA segment encodes these proteins:
- the malQ gene encoding 4-alpha-glucanotransferase, with translation MDITYLMQEAKQLGIATSHYDIDGHLIHASPETLTYFTELLKKSGKKKKSADYFDDVVVFFESEPIQYHLTNLSLSQHSLTYQVFSEHGQLLSENSLSSNDFLSLAPLDYGYYFLVIKANKKTYRVRLIISPKTAYQPPLLNQKKAWGLNIQLYSLRSQQNWGIGDFGDLRYLIEQATKQGADFIGINPLHLMYSAVPEWASPYSSSSRRWLNPIYLDIQALPEFKFSKVAQEWFTSAEVQSQVVALRESELVDYSAVTALKQTALLQLFEFSKRSKSAQIIQRRDAFKQFMQAQGDALLLQGLFEVLDHQSHETEPTELDIGWLGWRDEWKQLTATGQKVFFKKYQKQIEFYAWQQWLMEEQLKEIKACCQSCGMELGIYGDLAVNSSRGSVDVWSDPDLYFVNASVGAPPDPLGPVGQNWNLPPYNPEELKARGFQPFIEMLRTNMQHFGILRIDHVLGLFRLWLIPEGKTAVDGVYVHYPFDAFMAILAIESQRNRCLVIGEDLGTVPDEVRSKLNEFQVFSYFVLYFEQRNNQFPLGHEFPLKAFATIGTHDVPSLQSFWHCVDLNLFNQLGVLQGDVLQQKYEQRVIDKQALLNSLHRDQFLPPNYEGDALSMAMHAHLNYVIHQYLAKSRTQLIGVQLENLLSQEVSFNLPGTDREYPNWRKKLSCSLDVMFNDENITSFLRTISQARQA, from the coding sequence ATGGATATTACATACTTAATGCAGGAAGCTAAGCAACTGGGGATCGCAACATCGCATTATGACATTGATGGGCATTTGATTCACGCCAGTCCTGAAACATTAACGTATTTCACAGAATTATTGAAAAAATCAGGGAAAAAGAAAAAATCTGCTGACTATTTTGATGATGTCGTCGTTTTTTTTGAGAGTGAGCCGATTCAATATCATTTAACGAATTTATCCCTTTCTCAACACTCTCTTACTTATCAAGTATTTTCTGAACATGGGCAGTTATTGTCCGAGAATTCTCTCTCTTCTAACGACTTTCTTTCTCTTGCTCCTCTCGATTATGGTTATTACTTTTTAGTCATTAAAGCGAATAAAAAAACATATCGAGTACGTTTAATCATTTCACCAAAAACAGCGTATCAACCACCTTTGCTAAATCAGAAGAAAGCTTGGGGGCTAAACATTCAACTTTATAGTTTACGTTCACAACAAAACTGGGGGATTGGTGATTTTGGTGATTTACGTTATTTAATTGAGCAAGCCACAAAACAAGGGGCTGATTTTATTGGTATTAACCCATTGCATTTAATGTACTCTGCTGTACCAGAATGGGCAAGTCCTTATAGTTCTTCTTCTCGTCGTTGGTTGAATCCAATATATTTGGATATTCAAGCATTACCCGAATTCAAATTCTCAAAAGTTGCGCAAGAATGGTTTACAAGTGCAGAAGTGCAATCACAAGTCGTTGCATTAAGAGAATCAGAACTTGTTGATTATTCTGCAGTAACTGCTTTAAAACAGACCGCACTTTTACAACTTTTCGAGTTTTCTAAACGTAGTAAATCTGCTCAAATTATCCAACGTCGAGATGCATTTAAACAATTTATGCAAGCGCAAGGCGATGCGTTATTGCTGCAAGGTTTATTTGAGGTGCTAGACCATCAATCGCACGAAACCGAACCGACAGAATTAGATATCGGCTGGCTTGGTTGGCGAGATGAATGGAAACAACTGACTGCGACTGGGCAAAAAGTATTTTTCAAAAAATATCAAAAACAAATTGAATTCTACGCTTGGCAACAATGGCTAATGGAAGAACAACTCAAAGAGATTAAAGCTTGTTGTCAATCTTGCGGTATGGAGTTAGGTATTTATGGCGACTTAGCGGTCAATAGCTCGCGTGGTAGTGTAGATGTTTGGTCTGATCCTGATCTTTATTTTGTCAATGCGTCAGTGGGTGCACCACCAGATCCGCTTGGTCCTGTTGGTCAAAACTGGAATTTACCGCCTTATAATCCTGAAGAATTGAAAGCTCGTGGTTTCCAACCGTTTATCGAAATGTTACGCACTAATATGCAACACTTCGGTATTCTGCGTATTGATCACGTACTTGGTTTATTCCGTTTATGGTTGATTCCAGAAGGAAAAACTGCGGTTGACGGGGTTTATGTCCATTATCCATTTGATGCGTTTATGGCGATCTTAGCGATTGAAAGTCAGCGTAATCGTTGCTTAGTGATTGGTGAAGACCTTGGCACTGTACCTGATGAAGTGCGGTCAAAATTAAATGAGTTTCAAGTGTTCTCTTATTTTGTTCTGTATTTTGAGCAAAGAAACAACCAATTCCCATTAGGCCACGAATTCCCATTAAAAGCCTTTGCTACGATTGGGACACACGATGTGCCGTCATTACAAAGTTTCTGGCATTGTGTCGATTTGAACTTATTCAACCAATTAGGGGTGCTGCAAGGCGATGTGCTACAACAAAAATACGAACAACGAGTGATTGATAAACAAGCACTGTTAAATAGCTTACATCGTGATCAATTTTTACCACCTAATTATGAGGGGGATGCGTTATCGATGGCAATGCACGCACATTTGAATTATGTTATCCACCAATATCTTGCCAAAAGTCGTACGCAACTTATTGGGGTGCAATTAGAAAATTTATTAAGTCAAGAAGTATCGTTTAACTTACCAGGCACGGATAGGGAGTATCCTAATTGGCGTAAGAAATTATCTTGTTCTTTAGATGTGATGTTCAATGACGAAAACATAACGTCATTTTTAAGAACAATTTCGCAAGCTCGCCAAGCATAG
- a CDS encoding DUF1772 domain-containing protein, with protein MGMWRFLFKEVSVVVGFFLIPLLLFFVLFFVLNNLYWYHVIGGLCFLVFAAVITFYIINKKIERELEEMKREEDKQNQVKYVIIK; from the coding sequence ATGGGAATGTGGCGTTTTTTATTTAAAGAGGTCAGTGTTGTGGTAGGGTTCTTTCTTATCCCATTATTACTGTTCTTCGTGCTGTTTTTTGTTCTAAATAACCTGTATTGGTATCATGTTATTGGAGGCTTATGTTTTTTAGTATTCGCTGCGGTAATCACCTTTTATATTATCAATAAAAAGATCGAGAGAGAGCTTGAAGAAATGAAACGAGAAGAAGATAAACAAAATCAAGTTAAATACGTCATTATTAAGTAG
- a CDS encoding MuF-C-terminal domain-containing protein → MIDVGTTPDVLKMLGLPDANVVISGAVLHKVMQDKHNVTSETLKQLPSQINNPVAVMKSSTRDNSYVVLTELIEQEGNRDKPVIAALHLKKTNQGIELINITSVYGRSESQIQNGLHNDLLYLNRTKGRHLMNRLGLQLPPGLDSDIHLSAKNIKTEADLSQYTQNKKQPQNPNLTSIHNKISRFVGKHLSKHVEIVTATEIGITDPTVEAGYNPKTGKIFIVADNIRASNVLTRDERLAWVAWHELAHRGLGVKFGAEFNELMAKIDKNSTINKLANAIQKQRSETAQNRHLAVEEALAELHAAYVTGKLDELKSRYGIDIPKGHEKGLKSWFEMTAQRIREFIAKLFGKETADKFGHNDLISLLSDINKSAGGDVLSNNKFNNAKFSLNEEPSSSFAKAVDRIENAGPSNPKRYINMGTTPPVLKMLGLSEVKIAMRESVIKKALFEHSVTGDDLKRLPEQINNPVAIMRSNPSSMNPNGLVVLTELSEVVNGKDKPLIAALQLKRVDDKLEVINITSVYGRDWNTQIGNDLSRTIYWNKTKGYQFARSGGLQLPNMLTSVDNLFAFNIKTGTDLSQYQNEQMKFSKTTPFSQGGNTSVLELSRGGNINPEPKWWDVFTSRKNLKEAVNKGAAKLDEWLADSLRPVNDWIDEMKFSDDTGKTSSHDHEKRRLKDAMYTAKGKRDALNSELETNFLKSILSKIAQIAKKSNGKINEETAKEKAAYWVSARYSIEKNIELLKTDKQAMLEAEKVLDNAKANGSTDEVTNNPTAFVVG, encoded by the coding sequence GTGATTGATGTTGGCACAACGCCTGATGTGTTAAAAATGCTAGGCTTGCCTGATGCTAATGTTGTTATTAGTGGTGCAGTGTTGCACAAAGTAATGCAAGATAAACACAATGTGACATCTGAAACATTAAAACAATTACCATCTCAAATTAATAATCCAGTTGCAGTAATGAAGTCATCAACAAGAGATAATTCTTACGTTGTTTTAACAGAATTAATAGAACAAGAAGGGAATAGAGATAAGCCAGTAATTGCAGCGCTTCACTTGAAGAAAACAAATCAGGGTATTGAGTTAATTAACATCACCAGTGTATATGGCAGAAGTGAGTCGCAAATCCAAAATGGTTTACACAATGATCTGCTTTATCTTAATAGAACAAAAGGTAGACATCTTATGAATCGTCTCGGGCTTCAATTGCCCCCTGGACTCGATTCAGATATCCACCTTTCTGCAAAGAATATTAAAACCGAAGCCGATCTAAGTCAATACACTCAGAACAAAAAACAACCTCAAAACCCAAATCTTACATCTATCCATAATAAAATCTCTCGTTTTGTCGGCAAGCACCTATCCAAACATGTCGAAATCGTAACTGCTACTGAAATAGGTATTACAGATCCAACGGTAGAAGCTGGCTACAATCCTAAGACAGGTAAAATCTTCATTGTTGCAGATAACATCCGAGCAAGTAACGTTTTAACTCGTGATGAGCGTTTAGCTTGGGTTGCTTGGCATGAACTAGCACACAGAGGATTGGGCGTTAAGTTTGGTGCGGAGTTTAACGAACTTATGGCGAAGATTGATAAGAACAGCACCATTAATAAACTTGCTAACGCCATTCAAAAACAACGCTCAGAAACCGCACAGAATCGTCACTTAGCAGTAGAAGAAGCATTAGCCGAGCTACACGCAGCCTATGTAACAGGTAAGCTAGACGAGCTTAAAAGTCGCTATGGAATTGATATTCCAAAAGGACATGAAAAAGGGCTTAAATCTTGGTTTGAAATGACCGCACAAAGAATTCGTGAGTTTATTGCAAAATTATTTGGTAAAGAAACGGCGGATAAGTTCGGTCATAATGATTTAATTAGTCTATTAAGTGATATCAATAAAAGTGCTGGTGGAGATGTTCTAAGTAATAATAAATTTAATAACGCCAAATTCAGTTTAAACGAGGAACCAAGTTCGAGTTTTGCAAAGGCGGTTGATCGTATTGAAAATGCTGGACCGTCCAATCCAAAACGTTATATTAATATGGGAACAACACCGCCTGTATTGAAAATGTTAGGACTAAGTGAGGTAAAAATTGCAATGCGTGAAAGTGTCATTAAAAAAGCCCTTTTTGAACATAGTGTTACAGGGGATGATTTAAAACGTTTGCCAGAGCAAATCAATAATCCAGTCGCTATTATGCGTTCAAATCCGAGTTCAATGAACCCAAACGGATTAGTAGTTTTAACTGAATTAAGTGAAGTCGTAAATGGAAAAGATAAACCTCTAATTGCTGCACTACAATTAAAGCGTGTCGACGATAAGCTAGAAGTAATCAATATTACCAGTGTTTATGGACGTGATTGGAATACTCAAATTGGAAATGATTTATCAAGAACAATATATTGGAACAAAACAAAAGGCTATCAATTTGCTAGAAGTGGCGGGCTTCAATTGCCCAATATGCTAACTAGCGTTGATAACCTTTTTGCGTTCAATATTAAAACCGGAACCGATCTAAGTCAATATCAGAATGAGCAAATGAAGTTTTCTAAAACTACTCCATTTTCTCAAGGTGGAAATACATCCGTCCTAGAATTATCTCGCGGGGGCAATATCAATCCAGAGCCTAAATGGTGGGATGTATTCACTTCACGCAAGAACCTCAAAGAGGCGGTTAATAAAGGGGCTGCAAAATTAGACGAGTGGTTAGCAGATAGCCTACGACCTGTTAATGATTGGATTGATGAAATGAAATTCAGTGATGATACAGGAAAAACTTCAAGTCACGACCACGAGAAACGCAGACTAAAAGATGCAATGTACACCGCAAAAGGTAAACGTGATGCATTAAATTCTGAATTAGAAACTAACTTCCTTAAATCAATCCTTTCCAAAATTGCACAGATTGCCAAAAAATCTAACGGTAAAATTAATGAAGAAACAGCTAAGGAAAAGGCTGCATATTGGGTATCAGCACGATATTCTATTGAAAAAAATATTGAACTATTAAAAACTGACAAACAAGCAATGCTAGAGGCTGAAAAGGTATTAGATAACGCCAAAGCTAACGGTTCAACCGATGAAGTAACCAACAACCCCACAGCATTTGTTGTGGGGTAG
- a CDS encoding tyrosine-type recombinase/integrase, protein MSARDVYVEDHIYKIFYDLANQDMKDLMDIAYLTGQRPVDIVGMTVHQIHDGILHINQKKTKKRLRFKMTGQLATIIERRIKNTSQVFLFQNKRKQKLSRQTLTNWFSDLRELALAQYPSLESEIKEVQFRDLRAKSATDIFLLQDTETAKIQLGHTDQKTTKRYIRKDKIILPLNC, encoded by the coding sequence ATGTCTGCAAGAGATGTTTATGTTGAAGATCATATCTATAAAATTTTTTACGATCTAGCGAATCAAGATATGAAAGACTTAATGGATATTGCATATTTAACTGGTCAAAGACCTGTTGATATCGTTGGTATGACCGTACATCAAATACATGATGGCATATTACATATTAATCAGAAAAAAACAAAAAAACGATTACGTTTCAAAATGACAGGTCAATTAGCGACTATCATTGAACGTAGAATCAAAAACACTTCACAAGTATTTTTATTTCAAAATAAGCGGAAGCAAAAACTTTCTCGCCAAACATTAACAAATTGGTTTAGTGATTTAAGAGAACTAGCATTGGCTCAGTATCCGAGCTTAGAAAGTGAAATAAAAGAAGTCCAATTTAGAGATCTACGAGCTAAAAGTGCGACAGATATATTCTTGTTACAAGATACAGAGACAGCGAAAATACAGCTAGGTCATACAGACCAAAAAACAACAAAACGTTACATCAGAAAAGACAAAATTATATTGCCGTTAAACTGTTAG
- a CDS encoding YcgN family cysteine cluster protein gives MQLDPEFWKHKTLLEMNDAEWEALCDGCGKCCYRKFIEGRGKRKKLYYTRIACNLLDLDTGKCTNYCQRFKFEPDCIKLTKKNLPDFHWLPSTCAYRLLHENKPLFDWHPLISGSADSVKNANILIQNGIHEKDVIDWFEFVIDGNN, from the coding sequence ATGCAGCTAGATCCAGAATTTTGGAAACATAAAACATTGCTAGAAATGAATGACGCAGAGTGGGAGGCTCTTTGTGACGGCTGTGGTAAATGTTGCTACCGAAAATTCATTGAAGGGCGAGGCAAGCGCAAAAAATTATACTACACTCGGATTGCGTGTAACTTGTTAGATTTAGACACTGGCAAATGTACCAATTATTGCCAGCGCTTTAAATTTGAACCTGATTGCATAAAACTCACTAAAAAGAATCTACCTGATTTTCATTGGCTTCCTTCAACTTGTGCCTATCGTTTATTACACGAAAACAAACCTCTCTTTGATTGGCATCCCTTAATTTCCGGTTCAGCTGATTCAGTTAAAAATGCCAATATCCTAATTCAAAACGGCATTCATGAAAAAGATGTGATTGATTGGTTTGAGTTTGTTATTGATGGTAACAATTAA
- a CDS encoding protein-methionine-sulfoxide reductase heme-binding subunit MsrQ, whose translation MLKMLRVVAHSLSALPALWLACVLLTGDETQLGADPIKEIQHFLGFTAITILLIVFVLGIIFNLLKQFQLQILRRALGLWGWFYAILHIASYFLLELGGDLSLFLQELVSRQYLIIGLGSFLILTLMSVSSLPAVKNVMGKSWRYVHKLGYFALLFGAIHYYWSVKNITLASIVYLSLTAIIVIWELYFSFIHKKPRAM comes from the coding sequence ATGTTAAAAATGTTAAGAGTTGTTGCACATAGTTTATCTGCATTACCTGCACTATGGTTAGCCTGTGTATTATTAACTGGCGATGAAACGCAACTCGGTGCAGATCCGATTAAAGAAATTCAACATTTTCTTGGATTCACAGCGATCACGATTTTGTTAATTGTATTTGTATTAGGAATTATTTTTAATTTATTGAAACAATTTCAGTTACAAATTTTGCGTCGTGCATTGGGATTATGGGGGTGGTTTTATGCTATTTTACATATTGCCTCATATTTTCTTCTTGAGCTAGGCGGTGATCTCAGTTTGTTTTTGCAAGAACTTGTTTCACGACAGTATTTAATTATAGGTCTTGGTTCATTCTTGATTTTGACTTTGATGTCTGTGAGCTCATTGCCTGCAGTAAAAAATGTAATGGGGAAATCTTGGCGGTATGTGCATAAACTCGGTTATTTTGCCTTGCTGTTTGGAGCAATACATTATTATTGGTCAGTGAAAAATATTACTTTAGCCTCAATTGTGTATCTAAGCTTGACGGCTATCATTGTGATTTGGGAGTTATATTTCAGTTTTATCCATAAAAAGCCAAGAGCGATGTAA
- the msrP gene encoding protein-methionine-sulfoxide reductase catalytic subunit MsrP, whose amino-acid sequence MRKFTENDVTPEHIFFERRKLIQAMGVMGAASLIPNIAQANDDGRKVLSFAKDNNSQSLVLTPENKVIGYNNFYEFGLAKEMPAKYASAMKTEPWTLRVEGEVEKPMTFDVHQLMKQLPLEERIYRFRCVEAWSMVIPWIGFELNKLLALVQPTSKAKYVAFETLYDPETMPGVKNPFFGGGLIYPYVEGLTIEEAMHPLTLLSVGLYGKTLAPQNGAPIRLVVPWKYGFKNIKSIVKIKLTSEQPVTTWNQAAPQEYGFYANVNPTVDHPRWSQATERVIGGGGILGIKREPTLMFNGYEKEVAHLYKGLDLREYF is encoded by the coding sequence ATGCGAAAATTTACTGAAAATGATGTCACACCAGAACATATCTTTTTTGAACGTAGAAAATTGATTCAAGCAATGGGCGTAATGGGGGCAGCGTCACTTATACCCAATATTGCACAAGCAAATGATGATGGGCGTAAAGTACTTTCATTTGCAAAAGACAACAATTCACAATCGCTCGTATTAACGCCTGAAAATAAAGTTATTGGTTATAACAACTTTTATGAATTTGGTTTAGCCAAAGAAATGCCAGCGAAATATGCCTCGGCGATGAAAACAGAACCTTGGACATTGCGTGTAGAAGGTGAAGTTGAAAAGCCAATGACTTTTGATGTTCATCAACTAATGAAACAATTACCATTGGAAGAGCGTATTTACCGTTTTCGTTGTGTAGAAGCTTGGTCAATGGTGATCCCTTGGATCGGTTTTGAATTAAATAAATTACTTGCTTTAGTTCAACCAACTAGCAAAGCAAAATATGTGGCGTTTGAAACCTTATATGATCCAGAAACAATGCCAGGTGTGAAAAATCCTTTCTTTGGTGGTGGATTAATTTACCCTTATGTTGAAGGCTTAACGATCGAAGAAGCAATGCATCCATTAACGCTATTATCCGTTGGTTTGTATGGCAAAACATTAGCACCACAAAATGGTGCACCAATTCGCTTAGTTGTACCTTGGAAATATGGTTTTAAAAATATTAAATCTATTGTCAAAATTAAATTAACCTCAGAGCAACCAGTAACAACTTGGAATCAAGCAGCTCCACAAGAATATGGTTTTTATGCAAACGTAAACCCAACAGTGGATCATCCACGTTGGTCACAAGCAACTGAACGTGTCATTGGTGGCGGTGGCATCTTAGGCATCAAACGTGAACCAACCTTGATGTTTAATGGCTATGAAAAAGAAGTGGCTCATTTATACAAAGGCTTAGATTTAAGGGAATATTTCTAA
- a CDS encoding HI1450 family dsDNA-mimic protein — protein MTEIIKLDPDQAIDIAYDIFLEMAPENLDPADILLFNLQFEERGAVEFVETADDWDMEIGVLIDPEAYAEVWIGLVNDKDEMEDVFAKFLISHREEDREFHVIWKK, from the coding sequence ATGACCGAAATTATAAAACTCGATCCGGATCAAGCTATTGATATTGCTTATGACATTTTTCTCGAAATGGCACCTGAAAACCTAGATCCTGCTGATATTTTATTATTCAACTTGCAATTTGAAGAACGTGGTGCAGTAGAATTTGTGGAAACCGCTGATGATTGGGATATGGAAATTGGTGTACTAATCGATCCTGAGGCTTATGCCGAAGTTTGGATTGGTTTAGTGAACGATAAAGATGAAATGGAAGATGTGTTTGCAAAATTCTTGATTTCACACCGTGAAGAAGATCGAGAATTCCATGTAATTTGGAAGAAATAA
- the thiI gene encoding tRNA uracil 4-sulfurtransferase ThiI, which produces MKFIIKLFPEIMIKSESVRKRFVKILTGNIRNILNKYDDSVAVVRHWDYIEVRSKNEENRPHLIELLQRIPGIHHFLEVDEKPFETMHDIFEQTLQDVGSSLENKTFCVRVRRKGKHEFNSLDVERYVGGGLNQHIASAKVQLSKPDVTVRIDIENDKMMLVRARHQGIGGYPIGTQEDVLSLISGGFDSGVSSYMLIRRGSRVHYCFFNLGGAAHEIGVKQMAYHIWQRYSESHKVRFVAINFEGVVGEILEKVDNGQMGVVLKRMMVRAASRIAERFGIQAIVTGEALGQVSSQTLTNLRLIDEASNCLVLRPLITHDKEQIIAMAKEIGTDDIAKSMPEFCGVISKNPTVKAIKEKIELEEGNFNFDVLESAVQNAQYLDIRQIAEQTEREVVEVDTVSVFASQDVILDIRSPEETDENPLKMDNVKLMPFYKLSSQFSTLDQSKNYLLYCERGVMSKLQALYLKEQGFRNVKVFRR; this is translated from the coding sequence ATGAAATTTATCATCAAACTTTTCCCTGAAATTATGATTAAAAGTGAATCAGTGCGTAAACGATTCGTGAAGATTTTAACAGGGAACATTCGCAATATTTTAAATAAATACGATGATTCAGTAGCAGTAGTGCGCCATTGGGATTACATTGAAGTACGCTCAAAAAATGAAGAAAATAGACCGCACTTGATAGAATTATTACAGCGTATTCCTGGTATTCATCACTTTTTAGAAGTTGATGAAAAGCCATTTGAAACAATGCATGATATTTTTGAGCAAACATTGCAAGATGTAGGTTCAAGCCTTGAGAATAAAACATTCTGTGTACGTGTGAGACGTAAAGGGAAACACGAGTTTAATTCTTTAGATGTAGAGCGTTATGTAGGTGGTGGTTTAAACCAACATATTGCTTCAGCAAAAGTACAGTTAAGTAAACCTGATGTGACGGTGCGCATTGACATTGAAAACGACAAAATGATGTTGGTGAGAGCTCGTCACCAAGGGATTGGTGGTTATCCGATTGGTACACAAGAAGATGTGCTTTCGTTGATTTCTGGTGGTTTTGATTCAGGCGTATCCAGTTATATGTTGATTCGTCGTGGTTCCCGTGTTCATTATTGTTTCTTTAATTTAGGCGGTGCAGCACACGAGATCGGCGTGAAACAAATGGCGTATCATATTTGGCAACGTTATAGCGAATCACACAAAGTCCGTTTTGTGGCGATCAATTTTGAAGGCGTTGTTGGCGAGATTTTAGAAAAAGTCGATAACGGGCAAATGGGCGTTGTGTTAAAACGTATGATGGTGCGTGCGGCAAGTCGTATCGCAGAACGTTTTGGTATTCAAGCCATTGTCACTGGCGAAGCGTTGGGGCAAGTTTCTAGCCAAACCTTAACGAATTTACGTTTAATTGATGAGGCGTCTAACTGCTTAGTGCTACGACCATTGATCACTCACGATAAAGAACAAATCATCGCAATGGCAAAAGAGATAGGTACAGATGATATTGCAAAATCAATGCCTGAATTTTGTGGTGTGATTTCAAAAAATCCAACAGTAAAAGCGATAAAAGAAAAAATTGAATTGGAAGAGGGGAATTTCAATTTTGATGTGTTAGAAAGTGCGGTACAAAATGCGCAATATTTAGATATTCGTCAAATTGCAGAGCAAACCGAAAGAGAAGTGGTTGAAGTCGATACTGTTTCTGTATTCGCATCGCAGGATGTGATTCTGGATATTCGTAGCCCTGAAGAAACCGATGAAAATCCATTAAAAATGGATAATGTGAAGTTAATGCCGTTCTATAAATTGTCTTCACAATTCTCAACATTAGATCAAAGCAAAAACTATCTTTTATATTGTGAGCGTGGCGTAATGAGTAAACTACAAGCGTTGTACTTAAAAGAACAAGGTTTTAGAAATGTGAAGGTTTTTCGCCGTTAA
- a CDS encoding NapC/NirT family cytochrome c gives MSKIKKRSLITAIGLMALGASVLYGVQYAMHKTSSPEFCISCHSMSFPQEEWEASVHFSNPKGIRANCGDCHVPPNGLHYVKAKIFALKDVWYELNGKIPDREAFEKHRYEMAKTVWDDMKATDSATCRSCHSLEAMEISSQSKSAQTMHELAKSNGQTCIDCHKGIVHFLPEIPEDTTLSSITDNKITAVADNSQPLYAQSISTAQTTSGGEVRLMPYATLINWKNDGQKTTATLKGWQQVGAESIVYMELGKRIILALLEEDAKDQVNVLKTVQDDITDSEWKEVTLELSIPQDKLTPNLVALNQIGNKLNQTHCSGCHAVIEANHYTANQWIGVVNSMKDRTALTAEEVRALTIYLQRNSKDMVNANH, from the coding sequence ATGTCAAAAATAAAAAAACGTTCTTTAATTACAGCCATAGGCTTAATGGCATTAGGAGCAAGCGTATTATATGGTGTTCAGTACGCAATGCATAAAACAAGTTCACCAGAATTTTGTATCAGTTGCCACTCAATGAGTTTTCCACAAGAAGAATGGGAAGCAAGTGTGCATTTTTCTAATCCAAAAGGTATTCGTGCAAATTGTGGTGATTGTCATGTTCCTCCTAATGGCTTGCATTACGTTAAAGCGAAAATTTTCGCATTAAAAGATGTTTGGTATGAACTCAATGGCAAAATTCCTGATCGTGAAGCCTTTGAAAAACACCGTTATGAAATGGCTAAAACCGTTTGGGATGATATGAAAGCTACAGACTCCGCTACTTGTCGTAGTTGCCACAGTTTAGAAGCAATGGAAATTTCATCACAATCTAAATCCGCACAAACAATGCATGAATTAGCTAAATCCAACGGACAAACTTGTATCGATTGCCACAAAGGTATTGTCCATTTCTTACCAGAAATTCCTGAAGATACAACACTATCATCGATAACAGACAACAAAATAACTGCTGTAGCAGATAATTCTCAACCACTTTACGCTCAATCTATTTCAACAGCACAAACAACAAGTGGGGGCGAAGTTCGTTTAATGCCTTATGCGACATTAATAAATTGGAAAAATGACGGACAAAAAACAACTGCAACATTAAAAGGTTGGCAACAAGTTGGAGCAGAATCTATCGTTTATATGGAACTCGGTAAACGTATTATTTTGGCGTTATTAGAAGAGGACGCTAAAGATCAAGTCAATGTGCTTAAAACAGTACAAGATGATATCACTGACTCTGAATGGAAAGAGGTTACACTTGAGCTCAGCATACCACAAGATAAATTAACGCCTAATTTGGTAGCTCTTAATCAAATAGGTAACAAGTTAAATCAAACCCATTGTAGTGGTTGCCACGCTGTAATTGAGGCCAATCACTACACTGCAAATCAATGGATTGGCGTCGTTAATTCAATGAAAGATCGTACTGCGTTAACGGCTGAAGAAGTGAGAGCATTAACTATTTATTTACAACGTAACAGTAAAGATATGGTAAATGCTAATCACTAG